A region of Hippoglossus stenolepis isolate QCI-W04-F060 chromosome 7, HSTE1.2, whole genome shotgun sequence DNA encodes the following proteins:
- the LOC118112597 gene encoding plastin-3, with translation MSKTVSAEEIEEIREGFQKVDVDGNGYICASELGNLFQEVGCSLPGYQIRELLQRLDRNKDSHISFEEFTAIFQELKDDRMAQGFRKALNKKEGIVAIGGTSESSSEGTQHSISEQERFAFANYINSSMEKDPDCAHVLPINPSTEALFKAVSDGILICKLINLSVPDTIDERTINKKKLTPFTTQENLNLALNSASAIGCQVVNIGAQDLKEGKPHLVLGLLWQIIKIGLFADIELSRNEAIAALLEEGETLEELMKLSPEELLLRWANFHLKKVGMSISNFSGDIKDSKAYFHLLEQIAPDGSKEDAPRIEVDMTGVYEKDLMKRAECMLLQADRLGCRQFVTATDVVCGNAKLNMAFVATLFNKHPALTKPENQDWHLESESREEKTFRNWMNSLGVSPHVHHIYGDLQDAMVILQLYERIKVPVDWDHRVNHPPFKVIGGGHLKKIENCNYAVELGKNKAGFSLVGIGGQDLYDGNETLTLALVWQLMRRYTLNVLEDLGHGEVAGDDLIVSWVNKTLAEAGKSSSIKSFKDKSIGTSLPVLDIIDAIQPNSVNYELVKTGTLSDEDKLDNAKYAVSMARKIGAKVYALPVELVEINPKMVMTIFACLMGRGMKRA, from the exons ATGTCGAAAACCGTCAGTGCTGAGGAGATTGAGGAGATCAGGGAGGGCTTCCAGAAAGTGG atgTGGATGGTAATGGCTACATCTGCGCCTCTGAACTCGGGAATCTCTTCCAAGAGGTGGGCTGTTCTTTGCCTGGATACCAGATCAGAGAACTGCTTCAGAGGCTGGACCGAAACAAAGACAGTCACATCAGTTTTGAAGAGTTCACGGCT ATTTTCCAGGAACTGAAGGATGACCGCATGGCCCAGGGTTTCAGGAAAGCGCTCAACAAGAAAGAAGGCATCGTCGCCATCGGGGGCACCAGCGAGAGCTCTAGTGAAGGAACTCAACACTCAATCTCTG AGCAGGAGCGCTTTGCCTTCGCCAACTATATCAACTCCTCTATGGAGAAGGATCCAGACTGTGCACATGTTCTGCCCATCAACCCCAGCACTGAAGCTCTGTTTAAAGCAGTGTCAGACGGCATCCTGATCTG taaaCTCATCAACCTCTCTGTTCCTGACACCATCGATGAGAGAACCATCAACAAAAAGAAGCTCACTCCTTTCACCACACAG GAGAATCTGAACTTGGCCTTGAATTCAGCGTCTGCCATCGGCTGCCAGGTCGTCAATATCGGAGCTCAGGATCTGAAGGAGGGTAAACCTCACCTGGTGCTCGGGCTCCTCTGGCAGATTATCAAGATCGGACTGTTTGCTGATATAGAGCTGAGCCGCAATGAAG CTATCGCAGCCTTGCTGGAGGAAGGGGagactctggaggagctgatgaaaCTCAgtcctgaagagctgctgctgcgctgGGCCAATTTCCACCTAAAGAAAGTTGGCATGTCCATATCCAACTTTTCTGGAGACATTAAG gACTCCAAAGCGTATTTCCACCTGCTTGAGCAGATCGCTCCAGACGGCAGCAAAGAGGACGCTCCGCGAATCGAGGTCGATATGACTGGTGTCTAT GAGAAGGATCTCATGAAGAGAGCAGAGTGTATGCTCCTACAGGCCGACCGCCTCGGCTGCCGACAGTTTGTGACGGCTACAGATGTCGTGTGTGGCAACGCCAAGCTCAACATGGCCTTCGTAGCCACGCTCTTCAACAAACACCCAGCTCTCACCAAACCAGAGAACCAGGACTGGCATCTGGAGA gtgagagcagagaggagaaaaccTTCAGGAACTGGATGAACTCTCTCGGAGTCAGTCCTCATGTTCACCATATCTACGG tgATCTGCAGGATGCCATGGTGATCCTCCAGCTTTATGAAAGGATTAAAGTGCCTGTGGACTGGGACCACAGAGTCAACCACCCTCCATTCAAAGTAATAGGAggaggacatttaaaaaag ATAGAAAACTGTAACTATGCTGTGGAGCTGGGGAAGAACAAAGCAGGATTCTCTCTGGTGGGAATCGGGGGACAGGACCTCTATGATGGAAATGAGACTCTAACTCTGGCACTGGTCTGGCAGCTGATGAGGAG GTACACTTTGAATGTTCTTGAAGACCTTGGACATGGAGAAGTTGCAGGAGATGATTTGATAGTTTCATGGGTCAATAAGACGTTGGCTGAGGCTGGAAAGAGTTCATCCATCAAAAGCTTTAAG GACAAATCAATTGGCACCAGTCTTCCAGTTCTGGACATCATTGATGCCATCCAGCCAAACAGTGTGAACTATGAGCTGGTGAAAACGGGAACACTGTCGGACGAAGACAAACTGGACAACGCCAA